The Thermosynechococcus sp. CL-1 genomic interval CTTGACCCCTGCATCCACCCTCCACGAGCGGGTCGTGATGATCGCCCGCCGCCTTGGTATTGAGAAATTTGACCTTGGTGGCTCCCATGTGGATGAGGTGAGTGTCCAAGTGCAGCAGGGAGAACCCAAACAGGTGAAGGCCTCCCAGCGATCGGGGATTACCGTGCGGGTGTGGAACTCAACGGGTCGCCTAGGGGTTGCCAGCACCACCCAATTGGACGATCGCGGTCTGGAAACAGCCCTAGAAATGGCCAAAGAAGCCAGTGCCTTTGGCGTCACCGAGGACATTCCCGACTTTAGTCCCTTGGCCACAGCGCCCCTTGGGGAGACGACGCTAACGACGGCTGATGTGCCCCTTGCCCCGGCGAAAACCCTCTTGGATCAACTGATTGCTGCGGAACGAGACCTCTTGGAACGCCACCCAGCGATCGCCAGTGTGCCCTACAATGGCCTGAGCCAGCGACGGTTAGAACGGTTTTATCTCAACAGTGAGGGTGCCAATCGCCAGCAAACCACCACCACAACCACGCTCTATCTCTACAGCAAAACCGATGAGGCGGGTCGCAAACCCCGCAGTGCGGGTGCCATTCGCATCAGTCCCGATCTTGAGCACTTAGACATTGCGGGCTGCATTGATGAAGTGGCCGACAAAACCATTCGCCACTTGGCCTATGAACCCATTGTTTCGGGTCAGTACCCCATTCTTTTTTCACCCGCCGCCTTCCTCAGCCTGCTCAATGCCTTTAGCAATCTCTTTAATGCCCAAAACATTTTGGATCGTCAAAGCCTTTCGACGCCGGAGTCCCTGCATCAGGCGATCGCCAGCCCCCTTCTCAGCATCTATGATGACGCTCGCCACCCTGAAAATGTCGGTCAACCCCTCTTTGATGGCGAAGGTACCCCCACCCGCCGCACCCCTTTAATTGAGCAGGGGATTCTCACGGGTCTCTACCACAGTGCTGGTACGGCGCGTCGCTTTCAAACCCAGCCCACGGGGCATGCCAACTTAGGGGCAAAGGTGACAGTGAGTGGTCACTTCTACGATGTCCCAGCGGGTGAAGGGGGCGATCGCGCCGATGGCCTTGTTTGGATTGATGAACTCCATGCCCTCCATGCGGGCGTGAAAGCCCTCCAAGGCTCATTTTCCCTCCCCTTTGACGGTTGGTTACTGCGTAACGGCGAAGCCATCAGCATTGAAGCGGCCACCGTGGCCGGGGACATTCGCAGTCTGCTGAAAAATATCCTCCATCTGGGCACTGAGGTTGAAGTGACCCCCTACGGTTGTTGTCCGTCCGTGTGGGTGAGTCCCCTTGCGATTACAGGGGAATAGCTAAACCTGCATCAAGTCGAGACTACGGGAGGTGCCCAAGCGGGTGGCACCGGCATCAATGAGTTCAAGGGCTTGCTCCCGGGTACGAATGCCGCCAGAGGCCTTTATGCCGACGCGATCGCGACTCAAGCGCTTGAGCAAACGCACATCCGCAACCGTGGCACCACCGCGCCAGCCGGTACTGGTTTTCAGGAAAGCCACCCCCGCGTCCAAGCAAATATCCACTGCCAGTTGTTTTTCTTCCTCTGTCAGCACCGTGGTTTCCAAAATTGCCTTAACGGTTACCCCCGTTTCCGCGCAGATTTGGGCGATGTCGCGATAGACGGCCTCGGTGTTGCCCTCCTTGAGCCAACCCAAGTTAATGACCACATCCAACTCAGTTGCCCCACTGTCAACCGCCTCCTGCGCCTCATAGAGTTTCGTGGCACTGGTGTGGGCACCACTGGGAAAGCCAATGACGGTACACACTTTCACGGGTGTGCGATGGAGCAACTGGACTGCGGTCTTCACCCACACGGGCATGACACAGACGGCGGCAAATTTCCACTGTTCGGCTTCGGCACAACACCGTTCAATCTCTGCTGGGGTTGCCAAGGGGTCAAGCTGGGTATGATCAATGTAGGGTGCAAGGTCAAACAAATCACGTTCCGTCATAGGAATTCACCCAGAACAACCCTATTTTTATTAACTAAATAATAATAAAAACGGGGACGGAAAATGAGACCTTGGGAGATCGGTTCTCCCACCCCCCACCTAAAATTCACCCTTGCTAGATTAAAACTAGGCTATCACAGACACGATGACCTGTTGGCCAGACTACCTTTTTGGGAGGACACTCTATGGAGCCAACCATGAACCCTCGCAATCTTCAAGAAAGTGCTGATTCCCTCTGGAACTATCTGCAAAGTTTGGATGCAGAAGTGGTGGCTCGCCTGTCCCGTCCCGCGTCGCCGGAAATGGCCATTGTGATGGAACGCCACATTGGCAACCTGCTGGGCTACTTGCCACCGGAGGGGTTTGAGGTTTCCATTACCACGAATCGGGAGCACCTTGGGCGTCTCTTGGCTTCGGCAATGATGAGTGGTTACTTCTTGCGCGGTGCCGAGCAACGTCTTGAATTCGAGCGATCGCTGCAAGCGGCTGCCCAAGGGGAAGACAGCAAATAACCCATGCCAACGGTACAGGACCGTGGGGGCGGGTATACACTACCTGCCCTTCGTTTTGCACTTTTACAGTGGTATCAGCAGCAGGGGCGGGATTTACCTTGGCGGCACACGCGCGATCCCTATGCCATCTGGGTCTCAGAAATCATGCTGCAGCAAACCCAAGTGGCCACGGTGATTCCCTACTATCAGCGTTGGCTAGCCACCTTTCCCGCGATCGCCGACTTAGCGATTGCCGATTTGGAAACCGTCTTGAAACTGTGGCAGGGATTGGGCTACTATGCACGGGCACGCCATTTGCACCGCGCGGCTCAACAGATCATGGCCGATCATGGGGGGCAATTTCCCTGCACCTACGAGGCCGTGGTGGCGTTACCGGGAATTGGTCGCAGTACCGCAGGTGCGATCCTCAGTGCTGCCTTTAATCAGCCCCAGCCGATTCTCGATGGCAATGTCAAACGGGTGCTTGCCCGTCTCTATGGACTCACGATCCCCCCCAAGCAAGCGGAAGCCCAACTCTGGCAGTGGTCGGCGCAACTGCTGTGTTCCCAAGCCCCCCGCGATTTTAATCAAGCCCTGATGGATCTGGGGGCAACCATCTGTACACCCCGCCAACCCCTGTGTCATGCTTGTCCTTGGCAAGATCATTGCTTGGCGCATCGCCACCAGTTAACCCATGAGATTCCTCGCAAAATGAGCCGTTCCCCCTTACCCCATAAAAAGATTGGTGTCGCGGTGATTTGGAATGCGGCAGGTCAGATTCTCATCGATCGGCGGCCACCAACAGGTCTATTGGGGGGACTATGGGAGTTTCCGGGGGGCAAAATTGAACCCAATGAGACGGTTCAGGAGTGTATTCAGCGGGAAATTCGTGAGGAATTGGGCATTGAGATTAGTGTTGGTGAGCATTTGATTGACATTGATCATGCCTACACCCATTTTCGGGTGACGCTCCATGTCTATTACTGCCAGTATCTTTCAGGAAGTCCTCAGCCCTTGGGGTGCGATGCCATCCGTTGGGTGACCCCTGAGGAATTGGAGCAGTTTCCCTTTCCAAAAGCCAATACTGCAATTATTCAGGCCATTCACGAACGGGGCAGACCCACAGCCTAGGCGTTTGCAACGACACCCTCAGCCGCCGCCGCATCCAAAAACCAAAGGGCATTGCCAGTAATCAGCCGTGCTGGATAGAGATGGGGATCAGTTGTCCCAGAGAAAATATGACGTAGGGCAGTTTGTTTATTGGCACCCGTCACAAGAAAGAGAATTTGACGGGTATGGTTAATCAGGGGCACTGTGAAGGTGAGGCGGGGCTGGCCATCCTTGTTGCCCACGGTAATCAAGCGATCGCCCACCGTCAGCGCTGCTGTGTGGGGAAACAGGGAGGCCGTATGGCCATCGGGTCCCATACCGAGCAAAATCAGATCAAAGCTGGGAACTTCTCCTTCACGGATGCCAAAGGTTTGGCGCAGGATTTGCTCATAGCGATCGGCAGCGGTCTGCGGATCCGCATCCGCCGTTGGCATTGGGTGAATCTGATTTTTGGGAATCGGTACATGATTGAGCCACGCCTGAAAGGCCATCCCCGCATTGCTGTCGGGATGATCGAGGGGAACATAGCGTTCATCCCCCCAGAAAATGTGCCACCGTGACCAAGGGGTATCCGCACAGACAAGGCTTTCATACAACGGTTTAGGCGTGTTGCCGCCGGCAAGGGCAAGCGTAAATTGTCCCCGTTGGGCGATCGCCCCAGTGGCCTGCTCAAGCACAAACTGCTTTGCCGCCGCCGTCAGGGCAGCCAAATCTGGAAAAACACGTACATTGGGTGTTGGCATAGAAGCATCCTCCTAATTGGAGCGAATCACACCATCGGTCGCCGTACCCAGTCCGGGACTGGAAAAGGGATCAGCATTGCCGCGCCAGTTAAACCCATTAATGCGCAAAAGAATCGTCGCCAACTGGCGATCGAGGTTATAGCGAAACACCACCCCATAGGTGCGACGGCTATATTCCACAATAATGTTTGTATCAAAAACTCTCCCTGTGTCCACATTAATTTGCATTTGGGCACCCGCTCGCAGCGGCCCGTAAATCTGCTGCAACAATCCCACGTTGAGCACACTAAAGTCAGTAATCCGATCAAAGAGAAAGGGGGAGGATGGCTCACTCAATGTCTGTGTAAATCCCACATCAAAACTGGTGTAGTCAAACCAATGACGAGAAAAATGACCCACTTGACCCCGAAACCCTGCCCCTGCAACTAACGCGGGTTGGGTACTGCCATTGGTATAGTAGTTCGCTACACCGCCTACCTGACCATAGAACTGCAAGAAGGGTTGGACAGGACGGGGGCTATAGCGCAGGCCTTGGGTTCGCGTCGGCGGCAAGGGAGTGCCCCGCCAAATGGGCATCACCCAGTTAAGACTTGCGGCAGCTTGAAGACGACCTAGGCTTGGCTTAGGGGGTAGGGAGGGATCATCACTGGCTGCCGTGACGTATTGACCTCCCAGAAGATAACTGAGTGCTAGGCCCTGAGTTAAGGGAATACCTGTACCACTGAACGTGCCGCCAAAGCTACTGGTAATTTCTTGCTCCCCAAGGGAACGATTAAAAACCCGTTGGCGATAAAGGGCAGAAACAGTTAGGAGATTGCGGGCATCAAAATTGTAGAACAAGTCTACCCCTGCGCGTGACGTACTCGGCCAGTCGTTAGGGTTGAGCGTATTCAAGAAGCCGTAACCGCGCACACGAGTCTGCGGCGTGAACCGATGGCCTAGCTCGATCGCCGCCCCGTAGCTTTTAGCATCAAAAACATCAAAGTCATTGTTGATGATCCGTTCTAAATAAATGGATGGCAGGAAGGTGATTTGGGTATTGGGAGTGTTGATCGCTCTGTAGCGATAGGCGAGAAATACG includes:
- a CDS encoding TldD/PmbA family protein, which translates into the protein MIARRLGIEKFDLGGSHVDEVSVQVQQGEPKQVKASQRSGITVRVWNSTGRLGVASTTQLDDRGLETALEMAKEASAFGVTEDIPDFSPLATAPLGETTLTTADVPLAPAKTLLDQLIAAERDLLERHPAIASVPYNGLSQRRLERFYLNSEGANRQQTTTTTTLYLYSKTDEAGRKPRSAGAIRISPDLEHLDIAGCIDEVADKTIRHLAYEPIVSGQYPILFSPAAFLSLLNAFSNLFNAQNILDRQSLSTPESLHQAIASPLLSIYDDARHPENVGQPLFDGEGTPTRRTPLIEQGILTGLYHSAGTARRFQTQPTGHANLGAKVTVSGHFYDVPAGEGGDRADGLVWIDELHALHAGVKALQGSFSLPFDGWLLRNGEAISIEAATVAGDIRSLLKNILHLGTEVEVTPYGCCPSVWVSPLAITGE
- the deoC gene encoding deoxyribose-phosphate aldolase, whose amino-acid sequence is MTERDLFDLAPYIDHTQLDPLATPAEIERCCAEAEQWKFAAVCVMPVWVKTAVQLLHRTPVKVCTVIGFPSGAHTSATKLYEAQEAVDSGATELDVVINLGWLKEGNTEAVYRDIAQICAETGVTVKAILETTVLTEEEKQLAVDICLDAGVAFLKTSTGWRGGATVADVRLLKRLSRDRVGIKASGGIRTREQALELIDAGATRLGTSRSLDLMQV
- a CDS encoding DUF760 domain-containing protein — protein: MNPRNLQESADSLWNYLQSLDAEVVARLSRPASPEMAIVMERHIGNLLGYLPPEGFEVSITTNREHLGRLLASAMMSGYFLRGAEQRLEFERSLQAAAQGEDSK
- the mutY gene encoding A/G-specific adenine glycosylase, coding for MPTVQDRGGGYTLPALRFALLQWYQQQGRDLPWRHTRDPYAIWVSEIMLQQTQVATVIPYYQRWLATFPAIADLAIADLETVLKLWQGLGYYARARHLHRAAQQIMADHGGQFPCTYEAVVALPGIGRSTAGAILSAAFNQPQPILDGNVKRVLARLYGLTIPPKQAEAQLWQWSAQLLCSQAPRDFNQALMDLGATICTPRQPLCHACPWQDHCLAHRHQLTHEIPRKMSRSPLPHKKIGVAVIWNAAGQILIDRRPPTGLLGGLWEFPGGKIEPNETVQECIQREIREELGIEISVGEHLIDIDHAYTHFRVTLHVYYCQYLSGSPQPLGCDAIRWVTPEELEQFPFPKANTAIIQAIHERGRPTA
- the pgl gene encoding 6-phosphogluconolactonase, which encodes MPTPNVRVFPDLAALTAAAKQFVLEQATGAIAQRGQFTLALAGGNTPKPLYESLVCADTPWSRWHIFWGDERYVPLDHPDSNAGMAFQAWLNHVPIPKNQIHPMPTADADPQTAADRYEQILRQTFGIREGEVPSFDLILLGMGPDGHTASLFPHTAALTVGDRLITVGNKDGQPRLTFTVPLINHTRQILFLVTGANKQTALRHIFSGTTDPHLYPARLITGNALWFLDAAAAEGVVANA
- a CDS encoding DUF3769 domain-containing protein; this encodes MFLPLFASLPPPTQPAEITEVSGASPAELLGTTVAPDLSSTTPISPRPTPDFTAPLRLGEANAETPVVRDQPLEVTADRQEFDLMRRLFNAIGNVFLRFKEAELTADRIQTDIDAQILVAEGNVTITRGDQVLQGDRLEYNLRLDQGSLTNARGVVNTARVDQDLSLTRSPSPPPLSPLPGLDEQGTDPQAEVTETFDRLRFEADRLEFDGRRWFATNLRITNDPFSPPELEARAQEATAEPLSADETLLKVRRGRVVFDQRVALPIVLRRFVVGRPYEVLPFEFGYDEQDRGGVFLAYRYRAINTPNTQITFLPSIYLERIINNDFDVFDAKSYGAAIELGHRFTPQTRVRGYGFLNTLNPNDWPSTSRAGVDLFYNFDARNLLTVSALYRQRVFNRSLGEQEITSSFGGTFSGTGIPLTQGLALSYLLGGQYVTAASDDPSLPPKPSLGRLQAAASLNWVMPIWRGTPLPPTRTQGLRYSPRPVQPFLQFYGQVGGVANYYTNGSTQPALVAGAGFRGQVGHFSRHWFDYTSFDVGFTQTLSEPSSPFLFDRITDFSVLNVGLLQQIYGPLRAGAQMQINVDTGRVFDTNIIVEYSRRTYGVVFRYNLDRQLATILLRINGFNWRGNADPFSSPGLGTATDGVIRSN